Proteins from one Nodosilinea sp. PGN35 genomic window:
- a CDS encoding type II toxin-antitoxin system HicB family antitoxin — translation MGTLRYEMVIVWSEEDDCFLVHLPDFPEQTYRTHGNTHEEAARNGQEVLQLLLEEDGLPLPEPKLSAA, via the coding sequence ATGGGCACTCTTCGTTATGAAATGGTCATTGTCTGGTCAGAGGAAGATGATTGCTTTCTGGTGCATCTGCCCGATTTCCCTGAACAGACCTATCGTACCCATGGCAACACCCATGAAGAAGCTGCTCGCAATGGCCAGGAGGTTTTACAGCTTCTGCTAGAGGAAGACGGGTTGCCCCTGCCCGAACCTAAACTTTCTGCTGCTTAA